The nucleotide window ATTCCAGAACGCCAAGCTTTCAAATTAAAACCGTTAATTTTGTCTATTCCTTTCTTTTCTTCAAGATATGTAAAGAAGTTTTGGAGAAATCGGATTAAGTGTTTTGTGGCTTCAACATCCTCAAGATCTTCAGGAGTTATGATATCATCGGGTAAAAGTCTTTGCATGGCTGATATCATCTGTTGAATAGCTTTAAGACCTGTGTCTTTGCTGAACATGTATTTTAAGAAACCTTGGGCTTTTCCAGAGTCTTTAAGCTTTTTGATTTCTTCTTGAGTTATTGGTTTAAGTTTGTCTATTTCTGCGCCTAACTCATCGATTGCCAAAGTTTTGAGATCAATCCCTTCAACCAAAATAATACCTTCAACTTCTTTAACTTTGCTATGTGTTGTCTTACGTTCTGTCTCAGGTTTCTCGGTTTTAATGGCTTCTTTTGCTTCAAATGCTTGCCGAGCCCCTGCCCCGGGTTCAAATCCCGGTCGGCGCATCTCTGTCTTTGAAACTTCTATAAAAGGGGTAGAGGTATTGGAGCGAGCAAAATGCAATTTATTACATCGCCTACACAATCGGTGCCTTTGTTTTTATAATTCCCACTTCTTTTGGCACCTCGCTTTTTGTGGAAGGAAGTCATGGAGAGCCAATGAGAATAAAGACCAAAAAATCCGTATTTGGAATCTATGCTTTGCTTTTACCTTCCGTTCTTGTGATAATCTTTCTCGGCGAATATCTTTTGGCTTTCCTCGGAAAACACTACGAAGCTGGGCTTTCTCTGCTAAGAGTTTTCGCAGTTTCAAGCCTTTTTGCACCATTCTTCAGTATTTATTCCACCATAAAAAGAGTCCAGAAGGATCTCAGGGGTCTGATTGCAGTGAGTTTTCTGCTATCATTATTGCTTATAACTCTGAGTTACTTTTTAATGCTTGCTTATGGAATAAACGGTATT belongs to Archaeoglobaceae archaeon and includes:
- a CDS encoding integrase, producing MHFARSNTSTPFIEVSKTEMRRPGFEPGAGARQAFEAKEAIKTEKPETERKTTHSKVKEVEGIILVEGIDLKTLAIDELGAEIDKLKPITQEEIKKLKDSGKAQGFLKYMFSKDTGLKAIQQMISAMQRLLPDDIITPEDLEDVEATKHLIRFLQNFFTYLEEKKGIDKINGFNLKAWRSGIPKEETGIEEIYPSDQDVIEAFNKCPEQIKPYFKLLMYSGMRLAQVVRALNNFDESRIIIDANVGKYPLGYISKGKKLGYWLFFPAKFADKLTEMAKKPYAYDHLVKELKIGKITAKRLRKWHANFLIRHDIDTEIVDYIQGRASLKIGSTHYFDMTKRATERYAKVVDKFPIEP